The following coding sequences are from one uncultured Desulfobacter sp. window:
- a CDS encoding iron ABC transporter permease yields MPLAPVILILISVLLGRYPIHIQEIVLLIKALAGQGQVNDIHYSLIVHVRLPRAILAALVGGSLAVSGAAFQGLFKNPLVSSGMLGVSSGAGFGAALALILFGSGVPVYLCSFGFGLAAVGLSLVTGRFVADRQAVTLVLGGVIVGSIFSALVSFLKYVADPYDELPAIVFWLMGSLSRAQYPVILAAGLPMSLGCLGLYLIRWRLNVLAMGDREARALGLNLTWNRLFVIVCATLATAAAVCVSGVIGWIGLVVPHMGRLIAGNNNNELIPAAFSIGACFLIVVDTVSRLISTSEMPLGILTALVGGPFFIYLLKQTKGRRW; encoded by the coding sequence TTGCCCCTGGCCCCTGTGATTCTGATTTTGATCTCGGTCCTGTTGGGCCGGTATCCCATCCACATCCAGGAAATTGTCCTGCTGATCAAGGCCCTGGCCGGCCAGGGCCAGGTCAACGACATTCACTACTCCCTGATCGTCCATGTCCGGCTGCCCCGGGCCATCCTGGCGGCCCTGGTGGGCGGAAGCCTGGCGGTGAGCGGCGCCGCCTTCCAGGGGCTGTTCAAAAATCCCCTGGTCAGTTCGGGCATGCTGGGGGTCAGTTCCGGTGCCGGGTTCGGTGCCGCCCTGGCCCTGATCCTTTTTGGTTCGGGCGTGCCGGTCTACCTCTGTTCCTTTGGATTCGGTCTTGCCGCCGTGGGATTAAGCCTTGTCACCGGCCGGTTTGTGGCAGACCGCCAGGCCGTCACCCTGGTGCTGGGCGGGGTGATTGTGGGCTCGATCTTCTCGGCCCTGGTATCCTTTTTAAAATATGTGGCAGACCCCTACGATGAACTGCCGGCCATTGTGTTCTGGCTCATGGGCAGCCTCTCCCGGGCCCAGTATCCGGTTATCCTTGCCGCGGGACTGCCCATGAGTTTGGGCTGTCTGGGGCTCTATCTGATCCGCTGGCGCCTCAACGTTCTGGCCATGGGGGACAGGGAGGCAAGGGCTTTGGGGCTCAACCTCACCTGGAACAGACTGTTTGTCATCGTCTGCGCCACCCTGGCCACGGCCGCCGCCGTCTGCGTCTCCGGCGTCATCGGATGGATCGGACTTGTGGTGCCCCACATGGGCAGACTTATAGCCGGCAACAACAACAATGAACTGATCCCGGCCGCATTCAGCATAGGAGCCTGCTTCCTGATCGTCGTGGATACGGTCAGCCGGCTGATCTCCACAAGCGAAATGCCGTTGGGCATCCTCACCGCCCTGGTGGGCGGCCCGTTTTTCATATACCTGCTCAAGCAGACCAAAGGAAGGCGGTGGTAA
- a CDS encoding ABC transporter ATP-binding protein, whose translation MSEMLIQIRDAGFSHAGTQVFDRVDLTVSQGESLCLLGPNGCGKTTLLDCLLGINVLDRGSIIIDRTPISQMSAARTARYIAYVPQRHSSSFSFTVMDVLLMGRTPYTALFSSPSARDRKKAEALLEGLGLLHLKDRNYTRLSGGETQLVMILRALVQETPVIVMDEPTAHLDFKNELLVLETIVRMIRDRGLTLIMATHFPNHAFFLENAGLPVKVCFMHQGRIREAGTPSQALTCENISRVFGVKAAVVTEQIQGNGEIKQIIPIKTINDIP comes from the coding sequence ATGTCCGAAATGCTGATCCAGATCCGGGACGCCGGTTTTTCCCACGCCGGCACCCAGGTGTTCGACCGGGTTGACCTTACGGTGTCACAGGGCGAATCCCTGTGCTTGCTGGGGCCCAACGGCTGCGGTAAAACCACGCTGCTGGACTGCCTTCTGGGCATCAATGTCCTGGACAGGGGCAGTATCATCATTGACCGGACGCCCATCAGCCAAATGTCCGCAGCCCGGACCGCCCGGTATATCGCCTATGTACCCCAGCGCCACAGCAGCTCCTTTTCCTTTACGGTCATGGACGTTCTGCTCATGGGACGCACCCCCTACACCGCCCTTTTTTCCTCGCCTTCGGCCCGGGACCGCAAAAAGGCCGAAGCGCTGTTGGAGGGCCTGGGACTTCTCCATCTCAAAGACAGGAACTATACCCGGCTCTCCGGCGGGGAGACCCAGCTGGTCATGATCCTGCGGGCCCTGGTCCAGGAGACCCCGGTCATCGTCATGGACGAGCCCACGGCCCACCTGGACTTTAAAAACGAACTGCTGGTCCTTGAAACCATTGTCCGGATGATCCGCGACAGGGGGCTGACCCTGATCATGGCCACCCATTTTCCCAACCACGCCTTTTTCCTTGAAAACGCAGGGCTCCCCGTGAAGGTCTGCTTCATGCACCAGGGCCGTATCCGGGAGGCAGGCACACCTTCCCAGGCATTAACCTGTGAAAACATCAGCCGGGTGTTCGGGGTGAAAGCGGCCGTGGTCACCGAACAGATCCAGGGCAACGGCGAAATTAAACAGATCATTCCCATTAAAACCATAAACGACATCCCATGA
- a CDS encoding TonB-dependent receptor — MCVMFKMIARTIAVLMVCSAINALAGDTPDQTAEYDLGEVVVTAPGDQGVESVGTLHEVTARQIELRHAVTLDKALELLPGLDVRRGAQGIPRINIRGMRSRHVVLLLNGIPFNSTYDGQFDPSLIPTENIARIKVSYGNHSVLYGQGGLGGVINIITKKGTKGVRGGLSADIDERGNSNFKGDVSGGNDRVDYFVSTSRQDSDGYKLSDSFDATSEEDGGIRENSDYFRENFFTNLGVTASDSFRFGIVAGVSKAEFGQPPSTINDKSDDYAKTAKYERVEDSDGQFAQLSMGYDPGGLFSLRAWGYLNERDEDLAGYDGDDYSEITNKKSYNKTDETDVSGATAQGFLKFDTLGQLGFSLNAENNSYDSNGAYGNGNAIAVSHSLSLYSAAMEYEATFFDRLGVVAGYSHHWQDKDQGDDDDQGAWLAGLSFDVTQNTRLRASYARKIRFASIKNLYDSDAGNEDLDTETSDNYEIGVTQLLPFGIMADFALFKNDVKDYIQKVEQPSGDDLYENFDEYRFKGAELLLSKQFAKAGVSLGYSYMDAENKSEGATLEDLEYRPVHKFTLEGNYAFDFGLVVYAGLMHLTDQVYHNKNGDEQRNLGDITLVDLKLEQRVYKEICSLYVGVDNLFDEDYEESYGFPQAGRTAYAGMKIRF; from the coding sequence ATGTGTGTTATGTTTAAAATGATTGCGCGGACCATTGCCGTGCTGATGGTGTGCTCGGCAATAAATGCGCTGGCAGGTGATACGCCTGATCAGACTGCGGAATACGATCTGGGTGAGGTGGTGGTCACCGCCCCCGGGGATCAGGGGGTAGAATCCGTCGGGACCCTTCACGAGGTGACCGCCCGGCAGATTGAACTTCGCCATGCCGTCACCCTGGACAAGGCGCTTGAGCTGTTGCCCGGCCTGGATGTCCGGCGGGGTGCCCAGGGGATTCCCAGAATTAATATCAGGGGGATGCGGTCCCGCCATGTGGTGCTGCTGCTCAACGGGATACCCTTCAACTCCACCTATGACGGCCAGTTTGACCCGTCTTTGATTCCCACGGAGAATATTGCAAGGATCAAGGTTTCCTATGGGAACCACTCTGTGCTTTACGGCCAGGGCGGCCTTGGCGGGGTGATCAACATCATCACCAAAAAGGGGACCAAAGGGGTCCGCGGGGGGCTGTCCGCCGATATTGACGAGCGGGGAAACTCCAACTTCAAAGGGGATGTTTCAGGTGGAAATGACCGGGTGGATTATTTTGTTTCCACCAGCCGCCAGGATTCCGACGGCTATAAGCTTTCGGACAGTTTTGACGCCACCTCGGAAGAGGACGGCGGTATCCGGGAGAACAGCGACTATTTTCGGGAGAATTTCTTTACCAATTTAGGGGTAACCGCGAGTGATTCCTTCAGGTTCGGTATTGTGGCAGGGGTAAGCAAGGCTGAGTTCGGACAGCCGCCCTCAACCATCAATGACAAATCAGACGACTATGCCAAAACGGCTAAATACGAGCGGGTGGAAGATTCTGACGGCCAGTTTGCCCAGCTCTCCATGGGATATGATCCGGGCGGCCTGTTCAGCCTCAGGGCCTGGGGATACCTGAACGAGAGGGATGAAGATCTGGCCGGTTATGACGGCGATGATTATTCTGAGATCACCAACAAGAAAAGTTACAATAAGACCGATGAGACCGATGTCAGCGGTGCTACGGCCCAGGGCTTTTTAAAATTCGACACGCTGGGACAGCTGGGGTTTTCTCTGAATGCCGAGAACAATTCTTATGACTCCAACGGTGCTTACGGTAATGGCAACGCCATCGCCGTTTCCCACTCCCTGTCCCTGTATTCGGCCGCCATGGAATACGAGGCGACGTTTTTCGATCGCCTGGGCGTGGTGGCCGGCTACAGCCACCACTGGCAGGATAAAGACCAGGGGGACGACGATGACCAGGGGGCATGGCTTGCCGGACTGAGTTTTGATGTGACCCAAAATACACGGCTGAGAGCCTCTTATGCCCGAAAGATACGGTTTGCCTCCATCAAGAACCTGTACGATTCTGATGCCGGAAACGAGGATCTGGACACGGAGACCTCGGATAATTATGAGATCGGTGTCACCCAATTGCTGCCTTTTGGTATCATGGCCGATTTTGCTCTTTTTAAGAACGATGTCAAAGACTATATTCAAAAAGTTGAACAACCCAGTGGCGATGACCTTTATGAAAACTTTGACGAATACCGCTTTAAAGGGGCAGAACTTCTTTTGTCCAAACAGTTTGCAAAGGCGGGGGTAAGTTTAGGCTACTCCTATATGGATGCGGAGAACAAGTCCGAGGGTGCTACCCTTGAAGATCTGGAATACCGCCCGGTTCACAAATTTACACTGGAGGGGAATTACGCCTTTGATTTCGGATTGGTTGTTTATGCCGGCCTCATGCATCTGACAGACCAGGTCTATCATAATAAAAATGGTGATGAGCAGAGGAATTTGGGGGATATAACCCTGGTGGATTTGAAACTTGAGCAGCGGGTTTACAAAGAGATCTGCTCCCTCTATGTGGGGGTGGACAATCTTTTTGATGAAGATTATGAGGAAAGTTACGGATTTCCCCAGGCGGGCCGGACGGCTTATGCCGGGATGAAAATTAGATTCTAA